Proteins from a single region of Aythya fuligula isolate bAytFul2 chromosome 3, bAytFul2.pri, whole genome shotgun sequence:
- the LOC116488015 gene encoding rho-related GTP-binding protein RhoB, translating to MAAIRKKLVVVGDGACGKTCLLIVFSKDEFPEVYVPTVFENYVADIEVDGKQVELALWDTAGQEDYDRLRPLSYPDTDVILMCFSVDSPDSLENIPEKWVPEVKHFCPNVPIILVANKKDLRNDEHVRNELARMKQEPVRTEDGRAMAIRIQAYDYLECSAKTKEGVREVFETATRAALQKRYGTQNGCINCCKVL from the coding sequence ATGGCCGCCATCCGCAAGaagctggtggtggtgggggacGGTGCCTGCGGCAAGACCTGCCTGCTCATCGTCTTCAGCAAGGACGAGTTCCCCGAGGTCTATGTGCCCACCGTCTTCGAGAACTACGTGGCCGACATCGAGGTGGACGGCAAGCAGGTGGAGCTGGCCCTGTGGGACACGGCCGGCCAGGAGGACTACGACCGCCTGCGCCCCCTCTCCTACCCAGACACCGACGTGATCCTCATGTGCTTCTCCGTGGACAGCCCGGACTCGCTGGAGAACATCCCGGAGAAGTGGGTGCCCGAGGTCAAGCACTTCTGCCCCAACGTCCCCATCATCCTGGTGGCCAACAAGAAAGACCTGCGCAACGATGAGCACGTGCGCAACGAGCTGGCCCGCATGAAGCAGGAGCCGGTGCGCACCGAGGACGGCCGCGCCATGGCCATTCGCATCCAGGCCTACGACTACCTGGAGTGCTCGGCCAAGACCAAGGAGGGCGTCCGGGAGGTCTTCGAGACGGCCACCCGGGCGGCCTTGCAGAAGCGCTACGGCACCCAGAACGGCTGCATCAACTGCTGCAAAGTGCTATAG